In Sciurus carolinensis chromosome 4, mSciCar1.2, whole genome shotgun sequence, the sequence ggggagcCAGTGTCTTCTCACCCAGCAAGTCTCAATCACATCTGTAGTTCTTAGGCAGTGATGTGAGCCTAGCAATAAACACCTCTACACCCTCAACCCAATTCCAACATCCTGGCTGAAGCTGTCATATAAAAAGCAATCTGCTGAGACACTACATCCTGGAAACACCcaagattgaacaatacactgATTCATGAAACTGATTTCTACAATGGAAGTCCATGAAGAATCTGGCCAGGGGGTAAACTAAGAGACAAACACAGAAGGGGAAATCATGCTGGCAAACCAGTTGGCTTGTATTTCTTGGAAAATCGAGTTGTTCTGAAGCATGCCAGGAATCTGACATTATGGAATTGTCCTTGCCCTCTAAATTGAGGTTTCCTGTGAAGTATCAATTCAGTCTTAAGAGCAGTATAGTATTTGCAAATATCATAATAACCACATCAGGTAAACACCACAGGATAATGATACCAAGTGGTATCAAAGGGAAAGGCTAgaataaattcacatttaaagCTGAGCTCTGACTGAATGTAGAGGACACAGACTAAAGGTCTTAAGGTTTTCTACAACTTGAATAAAGATGAGCATGAAAATTTGCCTTTTGAGAACAGGTGGACCAGGGCTCAGTAAGAATACAGGTACTGTAGAATAAGGTCATGTGTGCTACCAGAGGAATTCGACCAGCCTTATCCAAGAGGGTTAGAGTGGctttaatttaacttaattttatttttaagaggtaGGACAGAAAGTTAGATGAACGAGAATCCTGTGTATTTTGTCCTTATCTACCACAGCAAATTTAGTCAATAGCTCCTACTGAACAAATTTGGGAGAGGGAAAAccagaaccaaaaccaaaaaatacatataccTCAGAAACCTTCCAAAAGGTCCTAATTTTctttctggatctcttatttctCTTAGGCCTTAGAGAAACAATTTCTAACTTACGAACAAGCCTAATAAAGATAAGTCATGAATGTTAAACAGGAATGAGGGTATTTCCAATTATCCATGCATCTCATCTATGCCCTCCTGGGGACTACTGAGAGCAGTCACACTGACAAGGTGACAGTGGCCTACAGGGTGAAGTTTCCTTAAGCCTGAGAATAAACCTTTTAGGACACCTGTACACATACCTTTCTAATTATTACACATCATATAACCATCATTTCCCTATTGGAGAAGATGGCACATGCATTTGCATTTGCTTAAGACACTTGGAAAAGCGAAGTGCTACAGGAGGAAGAAAGATGAGAACAAAAGATCCTGCTTGCAGGCAAGTGGATAAGGGGTTCACAGCAGTTCAGTCACTTGTGCTCCCACAGTCTAGCAGCTGCAGGCAGCTTTTAGCAGATCTGCATTTCAGAGACCAATAAAAGTTGGGGACATACCAGATAAGGGATGAAGCACTAGGCCCTGTAATGTACAACCAATTCCCACACAGAATGCAACAAGGCCAACCATTTCACTGATGCTCTTGTTCACAGTGTTAAATTCAATACAGTAGTTCAATTCCTATAGCCCTTCCTTAAATTCTCTCATCTGTCTATACAAGAAAGGAGATTAAAGATTAAAGATTTTAGATATTACTGATTTCCCCCCCTATATTGTTCACAGCATCTCTCTAGCAATAGGTATTCGGGTGTGGGGAAAATAGGAGGAAGGGTCACCTGAAGCAGTGTGCACACAGCAATAGTAGGGTTTTAACACTGTGGCTGAGGTCCTGTGGTGACCACAATCCTAAAGAGAAGTCAGAATGCTTTGAGCTCAGACCAGGCCTAACAAGCCCCACACCAACTGATTCTCCTTCCTGCTTTTGCACAAACACAGAAACTAAAGTAGTAATGCTTTAACCACGGTAGCCTATACAAGCTCAAGGACAGACTGAGGCCCATCCACAGATCTTCTGACTTCTTGACTCTTCTTGGTGCTAGGTTTCTGACAAGTTTTAGGATCAAATGAGAACTCAACCTCACGATGCAATCTGCTTGCAAACATACCAAACTTAAATGAAAGTCTGTTAgagaaaaattgttttgtttttttccccaccttACATCAGATGCATCTGTTCACTCCCCTTGCACTCTCAACTCTGCTGAAGTTCAAAGCAACACCACCAGGTTAGTAAGCATTCACTTACTGATATGAATTTCCAGTCTACTGGGTGTCTCGAGTTCTATAACTTGAATATTCCAtatctgtttccttccctctgaaCACACTGTTTAGCAGACTATAAATACTAGTTTTATATCAAGGAGGCTGGAACTGGAGGGAAAGGTTCTACTGACCCCACCCACAAGTGAATACATAAGAAACtagattaatattttatgaagactCTTCTATTATCCCAAGagcatgctttaaaaaattatgctattCTTTACAAAGACCTGTAATTTCAGGTTGTTTTCTTAGTCTTTACTTTGTGGGATATTCATGGGTCCTAACTTTGGTGACATCTCAGCTAACAAAATACAGAATGCTAAACACAAGAAATCCAGTGTAACTCGCTTCTAAAACTGTAATAAAGTAATTTAATACTGTAAAATTGTTTCCTACCACAGATGACAAATGATTTCCAAGAAGTTGTCCTtgattaactatttttaaatcatgatgaCTGACTTTACTATGATTCATTTAAACTGAGCAAAAACTATATATACTGAAATATTCCTAAATTCAAACTGTAAATCTATAGAATACATATTCCCTATTTGGACCTGTGCAATTTCTTTATTGAGACTAACATATACAAACCTGAGTAGTCACTTTCACAAAATGTGATTTGTGTCAGACAGCTTGTGTAATGCCTTCTAGTTCACAGCCTAACAAGCCTGTGAAGAGGACTGTTCATTTGATCTTCTAATGAGTAAAGCACTCTAGTGATCCCAACTCCTGATACTGGTTTGCAACTATCTCTTAGGACTGGAGGCAAAATCAGGAAGGAATACCATTTTCCCAAGGTCAAAACTTGGGCCACCAGAGTGAAAGCAGCCTGTCTTCCAGGTTGAAGCTTCCGGTAGGCCATGGGAGAGCACTCTATCCCCAAACTAAGAAATGAACAGTAAGGAGGACAGGTACAACTATACTCTCTGAGGCTGACTGGAAGAAGGTCGTCAGCTGTGAAGGGCCGGCCAGTCACTAAGGAAATAGTTATTGACATATGATGAGATGAAGCCTTTCCTACCCTCTTCTCCAGCTCCCCAAAGCATTGAGTGTGACATGATTGTAAACAGACAGAGACCACTTCAGTGCTGTGTGCCCACCAGTTAGGACTTCCATTTCTTCCACATTCCCACCCACCCTTCCCACATTATGTACAATACATTCACCACcaacaaaaattgttttaaaaggcaaCATGAAAATTGTGTAAACTGGACCCAGCTCTGAAAACATTAATACTACAAGTAGTCCCTTCCTCATATATACCTGAGATTAGCTGCTCACAAAAGTTTAAAAGCACCACTCTGTTATTATGTATGCCCCACACCCAGGTTTAAAGTGATTTTCCCTGAAGGACAGTCTCAGAATTTGGAGAAGTCAGCATGAACTCCAGGTTCACTTGTTCTTCCTGACTGTCTGTCAGCTGTGCAAGCGATCCCTGACCCAGCACCTCTGTGAGCTCTGTGTCAGTCGTCTATGGAGTGAGTGTGCTTCTAAGGCCCAGGAATAGCTCCAGCTCCTGATGGCAAGGCGTGATTCACTCTGAAGGGGCAGAGCAGGGTGACTGGGATAGAGATGGGCAAAGATCATTTCCCCAAATCCTCCATGTTCTGTCTTCATGTGCAGCTTTTCACTTCCTTGGGGGTTATTTCCTCCTAGGACTAGCTCTGAGAGGAACAAagtaaagacatttttaagaaaaattttaaattgtgtcgattattaattaaaaaacatgTCACAGAGTTGTATGTGCTTGCCTACACAGCTATAGTTTACTCCAAAAGGGTTGACTCTCAGGTCCTGAACCCCTGGGTTTGGACCCCAGCCCCTACACATAGAAGCTATAGAACTTCATACACACTAGAAAGTGCTACTGCAGTtgctcacagtttctttatgggGCCAGGGAAAGAACTGAGATAGTCTTTGCATGTAGAAGCTCTCAGCAGTGTGTCTGTGAGAGAGAAGTAGCTGCTCTTATTCCAAATCTGACTGACCAGTCTAGCAAAAAGGAGTAGGTGGGAAGGATATAACAAACAAGCTTTTGGCAGAAGAAACGTGGGAAGGCAGTTTGGAAAAATTGAGGTTTAAATAAATACTCCTTAAAGAGCTGGTTACCACTCAAAATTATGAAACAGAAGTATGTGGAAATAGTAGATAAGCAACTTCTGAGGACTCTGCTGCTGGTCTTCCTCAATGCCAAGGACTGGGAGCAGGGCCTCAGTGACTTGTTTCACCTGAATGCCTATAGTACATGAAGTAACAGGACACCTTTAACATATTTTctcagactgactttgaacttgtgaaactctttcctcagcttcccaatttgctggaattacagacatgagccaccatgcccagtttacaGGGCACTTTTACCCATATTTACATTATGTACGAAATATGTTAATAATTGTAAGTGAATGTGTTAATGTTAATATGTTAACACTGTCATGTATTGAATTATGTCTTTATCTCACAAGTATCACAGTGTTCCACTTGACAAAAGATATATATAACAGTAAAACATACTAATGGGTAAATAGCACTGTAACATCTCaattattttacacattttaatcaaacttatttgggaaataaaatttgcataaatctgaaaaaaaaaaaaaatctcagaagcagggtacagtggttcatgcctgtaattccaatggctcaggaagctaagacaggaggatcttgagttcagagTCAGACTTCGCAGCTTTgtaaggtcctaaacaactcagtgagaccttgtttctaaataaaatataaaaaaggtaagtgcctctgggttcaatccctggtactccgtgcaaaaaaaaaaaaattctcagggaTTTGGGGATACAGGTCAGTGGAAGAATACTCATCTAGTAGgggtaaggtcctgggttccactATCGGCAtggcaaaaaggaaacaatttttaaaaacctagtcTGAGGATGGCAATGAGGCCACACATAGATTGAGTATCCTAGATCTGAAAGGCTCCAACatccaaaatttttgttttgtttttgcaatgtgTGCTAAAGAGCAAACCCAAAAtttgcacatgataggcaagcactatcactgaactatatgcccagcttgaaattaaaaactttttgaaattggACACAATGCTGataagtttcagattttggagcacttCAGATTTTAGATTAGCTACACTCAACTAGGTAAACCCTATGCAAatattctgaaatctgaaaaactctgGGTCCCAAGCATTTTCCAGAAGGGATAGTAAACATATTTATTTCCcacattatttctaatttttggttAATTCTTACCTGATCCAGAGGAAGTGTTGGGGGTTTGTGTGGTGGCAGCTGTTCTGGTGATGCTGCTGGTGCTGGGGTCTTTGGGAAAGAGGACTGCGACTGGATAGGATGTATGTGCATTCTATAGCCATAAGAAAAGGAACCAGGTAAGAATTAATGAAAGCATACTTTAATCATGAAGAGATGGCTTAATTATCCAGGTGATCCAACTTGGAATCATTAATAATGGGACAAAATGACATTATGTGCATTTGGATGTAACACAACAGGAAGTACACCCACACTATACATATTCTTAACAAAAGTGATTAATCTTAATAGAGGAAATACTGAGAAGAATCCAGAATCTAGAACACACTGAACAAGGCCTATactctttgaaaaacaaaacaaagacaggatAATTGTCATAAATTAAGAGATCAAAAAGACACTACAAAATGTAAATACATAGGTCTTGGCTGGATCCTGggtcagaaacaaatcaaaacaaaacaaggggttggggttatggctcagtggtaaagcgctcgCCTAGTGTGtgaagttcaatcctcagcaccatgtaaaaataaataaataaaaataaagagtccacctacaactaaaaaaatatttgaacaaaacaaaataagatatatGAAGCAAAATGTTAAAGGGGGAAAGGGTAAGATGATAAGAAAAAAgtggagtgggagagagaggcacagtgttttttttttttttggtaccagggactgaatttGGGCACTCaagtcactgagtcacaacccgagtcctgttttgtattttatttagagacagggtctcactgagttgcttagtgcttcgctTTTgagaacctgcaatcctcctgcctcagcttccttagccactggaattacaggaatgcaccaccacacgTGGTCACATTGGTTTTTAAGTTGAAGGGTAGTAGTTTAATAACTAGGTTTCATTACTTCTAAAGTAACTTCACATGATCATATTTCACACATCACTATTTGAAACATTCCTGGATGGCCCACACCTCCTGCTGGGGTTTAAACCAAGGACTTCACATATGGTAGGCAGCTTTccattactgagctacatccccagttttcaCTGGGTCTTAAAAGTAACACCAATAGAAATatattgaggggctggggttgtggctcagtggtagtgtgcttccCTAGCACAAGCGAtgccctgcgttcaatcctcagcaccacataaaagtaaaataaagttattgtgttcacctagaactaaataaatatatatattaattaaaaatatatatatttcaattctGGACAGATCTATTAGAACTTTAATATCGCACATGCTCGACTCCCTGTGGTAGACATATTTTACCTTTGTGTCAAGGTATCTCAGCAGCAATTTGACGGTTTCTGCTTACAGCTCTCAAACTGTGATTATCAAGCCTAcagtatcaaaatttaaatgcCAATACAGGGCTGGGAGTATTGTTCAGTGGTAGTGTACAAAATTCAATGTACAGTAACACAGGAATAAGGGAGGGGTGGGTAACCAAGCACTTAGTGGCAAATTCATTttcatgaagggaaaaaaaatatcaaaaataaattggTTTCTAAGCCAAATACATTTCCACCAAGTATCCCACAAGAATTCACATGCTCTTTTTCTTGGTCTTAGACTATAAGAGTGTATTCCTCAggcaatttttcttcttaaaaataacgTGAGTTATTCTTTTAGAGAATAAGATAAACATTTAACACAATCTTACCCTGATGGTCGGTACATTTCCTGGAAAGATCCCCTTATTCCGCTTCCAGTGCCAATCTGTTCCATCATTACAGCTTGAAAGTGGCCCAGGCCCTCTTCCTGGCAGCGATAGAGAGGACCCTCTTGAGAGAGGCCATTAGGCTGGGTGGCCCCTGGATGGTGGGGTGGGTGAGCACCCACAGGAGAGTATGCCCTGGGCTGAAAATGACTAGCTGGTCGCTGAGGTGTATAAGAAGGCCCCGCTTGTAGCATTACACCATGGGGTGGGAAAGCAGGTGAACCAAATCCCATCCCTGAACCCAGAGGTGTAGGAGTTCCATAAATATATTCATTGGCTGACAACGAACTCTGTAGCTTGGTAGCTGCATTATGGTTGTCCAGATCTAAAAACTCTTTGGGACTCTCTGGCCTCTCCATAGATTCACTGAGCTTTTCTTCCTCTGGACCAGGATTTTGCCTGTCAGGTGGGACAACTTTAGCAGCCACTGCATCCATTCGAGTTGGGGAAGTTAAGGCAGCACTCAGTGTCTCACAGCTTTGCAGGTTAGCCATGGCATTTTTATCTGAGAAAAGGGACCGTGGGTGTGGGGGGTGACTTGCTGGGGGCCCACCTGGACTTCCCTGAGGGTGGAGAGGTCTCTGCCAGTCAGAAAAGCCCTGTGGACATGTGTAATAAGGAGTTCGCTGATAATGATGGTAGGAAGGCTGAGGTGGTGGTTGGTAGGAATACCTCATTCCCTGGGGGGGTCGATATCGGGGAAAGACCCCAGGGTGAGGATTGTTAGACTGAAAGGCCCTGGGGGGGAAATGCTGAggatgtgatactgaggatttcCCTCCCATCATAGGGCCCAACCCTTGCAGGCTTGGATTGATGTGGTAATGTGCAGCTGAATTAGAGTATTCCAGGCTGGGCATATACAAGGGAGAAAACTGGCTTACAGGACCTGCCATCAAATTGGGGTCTGCACATGGAGGTTGTCGTTGCGTTCTGTCCTGTGCAGGTCATGGTCTCCTGCAATGTTTTGCCTCTGGGGCAGAGTGGTTTTTCTGAACCATTGCCACCAAGGCCCTTCCCCTCTGACCCACAAGGAGATGCTTCACCAATGACTCCATTTCAGGAAGAGCCCCTCTGTCTGCCACTGTGGAGATGTCTCTCATACAGCCTTGGGCAGCTGGGCTGGTATAGCTGCTGTCTGAGGGCCAGGTGTTCTTGCCCTTTGCTGTTTTACAATTGTCTGCAGACTCCAATGTGTCACTTTTGAGCTCTGGGCCCTCTGCTTCCCTTTCTCTTGGTGAACTCTGCCTGGGGCAGTCGGCCTGCAGGGGAGGTGTAGGTTGAGGTAGCTGTTTGAGGTATACCCCCTCTGAAGCACCAATGCTTGCTGTTTTCTCTTCAAGTCCAGGCAAGGCCTCTGCTGGGGGGGAGGGAAacaaaaaggagaacaaaataaTTCAGTAGCTGCAATGACAATATGAATAGAGGGAGAAATGAAGACTATGTGACAAGCAGTAAGATGAGGAGGATCAGGGTTGAGGTGATGCACAGCAATTCGAGACTCAACTAGCTATCATTAGTTCCGGGAAAAGGTCAAGATATTGGGAATCTACATGATCCCTTTCATGGACTTACAGGTAGACTCTAGCATCTCTCCAGCTACCTGCAAGGGAagccaaaaaaatggaaatggtcCCTCCCCCACTTCCTCTGGCATCATCACAGGCACAATACTGATAGAATATGGAACTTATGAACCCTAGGCAGATGCACATGAACTACGGAAGGAGAACATGGTTATCATCAGAATGGCTGCCCAGGTGAGAAGCtctgaaaaactgacaaaatgtaAAGGTCCAGTACATGAAGAGGCCTCAGAATGGCTAGATGCCCAACTTCCATTTATCAGAATAGAAGCTCCATAGGAACAGGCAGTGTTATCCTCCACAGTAATCAAACAAACTGCAGACTCAGtcaatatctgttgaatgaataaaattattcatcTTGTTTGGAAGATGTTTGGATGCTTGCTTGGAAGATAcctggtgctagagattgaataCAGGGcctatgcatgctaagcacactctACAACCACTACCATTCTTGGGAAGTCATGAAACAAGAGGCCAGGCATTTTTTGAATATTAGAAGAATTGAATACATTCAATCGAATTAATTTATTAGTCCTGAATGCTCAATTATACCCCAGATTGTTTACCTCACTATGGTATCAAACCATTAACACAGAAAAATCAGCCACATTATGTTTTCACACACtcataatatttttagaaagacaGAGTTGTAGTACAAGCATGATCACAATCTGATtctagaaaataaactttaaaggAAAAGACTAAAGAAATGACTTAAAGAACTAGTACGATGCCTCCGACTACCTGTGAACTAAAGTTGGCCTTAAGGATCAAAGGCACAAACTgagcaacaaaattaaaatattatgcttTTCATTAACGTAAAACTCAGCAACTAGTGGACAGAATTATCCAAAGTGTCACAAATGATACTATTTCAAACTTTTGACTTGCAGACACACCTGAAACCAGTATTAGAAAATTTGACTGTGGCTATTTACAAAGTGGGCTTTTCCTAGAAGGAAATGCTCAGAGTTTGAGTTCTAGCCCCCAGCATCAATTTCTGTGAAATCTTCATCAGCTTTTATGAACATCTGAGTATctctcatctgaagaaaactatGAACATGTATACTATACTTCTTCCCTTAAAGTTAGCATTAAGTATACAAAGGATTCTTCTCTAGTTTACTCTTGCCTTCTCTTAATTGGCATTTCTAAGAAACTGATTCAAGCTTTGCTAGAACTCATTGTGcttcatttttattacataaaggCATGTATccaaggaaaggagagaaatgatGAGACATAAAAACTTATCTTACAATGATAACCTTCCAGATAGTCACTTTTGAAAGTCATGAGAGATGCGGTGGTTAATAGGAAGGATGTTTATCTAGCCTTGTCAGGGCTCAAATCTTTCTTTACCACTTACTAAACAGAAGACAGCAAATAATCTAGTATCTCTGTGCACTGAATTTCCATCTGTAAAAACAAGGATATTAACATAGCTATTACAAAGGctttttttctgagaattaaaGGATTATAAATGAAAGTCTCAAAAAGAATGCCACAAACAGGAAGCAGCTATCAGTGTGTTGATCCTTTTTATCATGCTGAGACCTTTAGACCAAAAGGAATACTATAACTGGCCCAAACTTAAGTAGTTTAGGAAAGAGGCTGGAAATGAGTTTACATTTGGTTTCATATTTGGTTTACATTTCATATCGTGATTTAACAGTTAAAAACCCAAAAGTCAGATAAAAGTGACAATAAAAATTACCTTGGTCATTCTCAGGCTTTTGTGTTTCATTATTGTCCTGTATCCTCCCAGGGTTGCCCAAGGCAGGCTTGGGGGCTGACACACTTACTGATGCTGAATGAGCTACCTGTGGAAAAGGGCCAGGTACCTGGGGGGGAGTAGGCTGACAGGGGTTGTAAGGCACACCTGGTGGGCAGACACGGGAGGACAGCTGCTGCATGGCAATCATCTCAGGGCTGTCCATCATGGAGTCCCCTCCTTGCATCCCCCGTAGTGCCTGGGAGGGCCCTCCAAATAGAGAACttggtgctggggctggaggtgGTTGCAACCTATGTCCAGCTGACTTACAGGGTGGTCGCATATACCCTGAAGAAGGAACTCCATGAGGTAGAAAGCTTGATTGCTTAGTCCACTGGTTTGGGGGTACAGGTGGTCTCATTACTCGGGAATCCATCATGTGACCAAGAGTGTGAGGCTGGTGAGTGGGTCCTGGCCCTAGGTGGGGCTTCTCATCTGACCCCAAAGGTCCTGGGTTTGTAGCACCATGGTTCCCATTCCAGACGGCAGAGTGTACTCGATTCAGGTACTTATAGGATCGATACATGTGACTGGGAGGAATTTCTGAACTCTCAGCAAAGTCTGGTGGTCGGGTTGGAGCCCCACCATGCCTTGGAGGAACAAATCCTGGCTGGAATGAAGCTGGGGGATACATGTTTCCATCCTGACTAGGGCCACTCATCTGTCCAAGCTGCAAGGAGGGAGGATGTGATCCCATGTTAGAAAGGTGTGTCAGCCCCCACACATCTGCTTATCTTCAGGAGTGCCAAGCTGGGGTCCTCGTGGTTGCTAATTCCAACTGGAGGCTggcaacataaaaaataagagagCAGAGTTAACTAGTCACAGACCAAGGCAGTCCTTGCAACATACTTCACCTACAGGGACAGGCTCTTCAGGACAGAAGATGGTGAATTAAATTTAACctgagaaaatattatttctgaaacATGCTTAGGGGACCCTTGGCAGCTACAGCTTCTGAGGTGACTCCTTACCTGTATGGTAAAGGGCTGATGCTGCTGTATGGGCTCTCCTGGTGTGCTTCTGGGACTCTAGAGGAGCCATAGAAGGTGTTGGGCTCTGATCCTTGAAGAGGGCCAAATGTTCCTGGTACTGCTGGCCTCTGGAGGCAGTGagcaaaggaaggggaaaaaacaaacaaacaaaaaaaccagacaaGGATATTAGGTACAGAGCAAGGGGTTCCCTAACGTCTGCTAGTATATGTGCTTCCCTAGATTAGACTAGCTCCTGACCCTGAAGCAGCTTCTCTCTGCAGAAGAGTCAAATTAAAATGATGTCTCTCACCAGGTGCAGTTGTGTATGCCTGTATATCAAGTACTTGGgtagctgagacaggaggatcacaagtttgaggccagcctggataacttggcaagaccctgtctcaaaaaaccaaaaagggcaggggatgtaacttagtggtagagtgcccctgggtgcaatcctcagtaccacaaacaaaaatgatatggaattttcctatcttttaaaatcacatcCCTTTTGCCCCTGTACAACTGTCTTTTTACCCATTTCATCCTCCATCATAAGATCTTAATACCTCAGATACACTGCATAGCTTATGAACTTCTATGCTTTATACAGAGCTaaccttct encodes:
- the LOC124983192 gene encoding LOW QUALITY PROTEIN: cat eye syndrome critical region protein 2 (The sequence of the model RefSeq protein was modified relative to this genomic sequence to represent the inferred CDS: inserted 4 bases in 4 codons; deleted 2 bases in 2 codons), producing MYKEDPVQGRSNGELSLSRESEGQKNVSSIPGKTGKRRGRPPKRKKLQEEIITSEKQEENSLVSESQTRNGSQGPGQGTWWLLCQTEEEWRQVTESFRERTSLRERQLYKLLSEDFLPEICNMIAQKGKRPQRLKAELQPRWMSDHLSIKAMKQEETPVLTRIEKQKRKEEEEERQILLAVQKKEQEQMLKEERKRELEEKVKAVEDRAKRRKLREERAWLLAQGKELPPELSHLDPNSPMREGKKTKDLFELDDDFTAMYKVLDVVKAHKDSWPFLEPVDESYAPNYYQIIKIPMDISSMEKKLNGGLYCTKEEFVNDMKTMFRNCRKYNGENSEYTKMSDNLERCFHRAMMKHFPGEDGDTDEEFWIREDEKREKRRSRSGRSSGSHIWTRSRDSEGPSRKQQPVENGGKSLPPARRASSSGDDQSSNSAQPLREVGTSNGRGFSRPLHCGGMPSQAPLLNQMRPAVPGTFGPLQGSEPNTFYGSSRVPEAHXGEPIQQHQPFTIQPPVGISNXRGPQLGTPEDKQMCGGXTHLSNMGSHPPSLQLGQMSGPSQDGNMYPPASFQPGFVPPRHGGAPTRPPDFAESSEIPPSHMYRSYKYLNRVHSAVWNGNHGATNPGPLGSDEKPHLGPGPTHQPHTLGHMMDSRVMRPPVPPNQWTKQSSFLPHGVPSSGYMRPPCKSAGHRLQPPPAPAPSSLFGGPSQALRGMQGGDSMMDSPEMIAMQQLSSRVCPPGVPYNPCQPTPPQVPGPFPQVAHSASVSVSAPKPALGNPGRIQDNNETQKPENDQAEALPGLEEKTASIGASEGVYLKQLPQPTPPLQADCPRQSSPREREAEGPELKSDTLESADNCKTAKGKNTWPSDSSYTSPAAQGCMRDISTVADRGALPXNGVIGEASPCGSEGKGLGGNGSEKPLCPRGKTLQETMTCTGQNATTPPCADPNLMAGPVSQFSPLYMPSLEYSNSAAHYHINPSLQGLGPMMGGKSSVSHPQHFPPRAFQSNNPHPGVFPRYRPPQGMRYSYQPPPQPSYHHYQRTPYYTCPQGFSDWQRPLHPQGSPGGPPASHPPHPRSLFSDKNAMANLQSCETLSAALTSPTRMDAVAAKVVPPDRQNPGPEEEKLSESMERPESPKEFLDLDNHNAATKLQSSLSANEYIYGTPTPLGSGMGFGSPAFPPHGVMLQAGPSYTPQRPASHFQPRAYSPVGAHPPHHPGATQPNGLSQEGPLYRCQEEGLGHFQAVMMEQIGTGSGIRGSFQEMYRPSGMHIHPIQSQSSFPKTPAPAASPEQLPPHKPPTLPLDQS